A genomic region of Methanobacterium sp. SMA-27 contains the following coding sequences:
- a CDS encoding PepSY domain-containing protein has protein sequence MDKLTKILIVVVIILVAGLSLTVGLLFGNNLNKPLMINNITNSTNTSTQSNQTNSTNQTKISNTKNKYIGESQAIRIAKAAWPVPKATYYIDTYPTSKSPYYWVTVQDNPNIGPGGFVKINAITGEVLEAGT, from the coding sequence TTGGATAAGTTAACTAAGATATTGATTGTTGTGGTTATTATTTTAGTCGCAGGACTGAGTTTAACTGTTGGTTTATTGTTCGGTAACAATTTAAACAAACCTTTAATGATAAATAATATAACAAATTCAACCAATACTTCTACACAAAGTAATCAAACAAATTCTACTAATCAAACCAAGATAAGTAATACTAAAAATAAGTATATAGGTGAAAGTCAAGCGATAAGGATAGCTAAGGCAGCATGGCCTGTACCCAAAGCCACATATTATATAGACACTTATCCTACATCCAAGTCACCTTACTACTGGGTTACAGTTCAGGATAATCCTAATATCGGTCCTGGCGGGTTTGTTAAGATTAATGCAATCACTGGTGAGGTACTAGAGGCGGGTACATAA
- a CDS encoding PepSY domain-containing protein, which produces MEKNTKILLIVCVTLLVGLGLIIGLFIEMQSNTPQVLTTTNNTTLKQNTVNNTTENIQSNQKNTISESQATTIANKYAAKFNFTASGIINYIDAPARGLPGNPYWKVDLKNKNPNGEPKREYVFIDAVTGKVKN; this is translated from the coding sequence ATGGAAAAAAATACCAAAATACTTTTAATTGTATGTGTGACTTTATTGGTAGGATTAGGTTTAATTATAGGTTTGTTTATTGAAATGCAATCCAATACACCACAAGTATTAACTACAACAAATAATACGACACTTAAACAGAATACAGTTAATAATACTACTGAAAATATACAATCAAACCAAAAAAATACTATAAGTGAGTCTCAAGCTACAACCATAGCAAACAAATACGCAGCAAAATTTAATTTTACCGCTTCAGGTATTATTAATTATATTGATGCTCCAGCAAGAGGATTACCGGGCAATCCATACTGGAAAGTGGATTTAAAAAATAAAAACCCTAACGGAGAACCTAAACGAGAATATGTATTTATAGATGCCGTAACTGGAAAGGTAAAAAATTAA
- a CDS encoding metal-dependent hydrolase: protein MFWLIPFILISFFNITIGAGLVMGIISHAVLDILTTHGSPLLYPLSKTNFVVLNEKKRIKTGTKQDKAVFITLMFLLIPIFVFSTSYSHIDNGILGLNFLPDVSNGSDGNIHGSSHSIKNSPNLNIQLPRPVKNVTEDITIKNVDDNETSIIVTNT from the coding sequence ATATTCTGGTTGATCCCATTTATATTAATTTCATTCTTTAATATAACAATAGGAGCTGGGCTTGTTATGGGGATCATATCACACGCTGTTTTAGATATACTTACAACCCATGGATCTCCCTTATTGTACCCATTGTCTAAAACAAATTTTGTCGTCTTAAACGAGAAAAAAAGAATCAAAACGGGTACAAAACAAGACAAAGCAGTTTTTATAACTCTCATGTTCCTATTAATTCCCATTTTTGTTTTTTCAACAAGTTACTCACACATTGATAATGGTATACTTGGTCTAAACTTCCTACCGGATGTTTCAAACGGATCAGATGGAAATATACATGGATCAAGCCATTCTATTAAAAACAGTCCAAATTTAAATATTCAACTTCCACGACCTGTAAAAAATGTAACTGAGGATATAACTATAAAGAATGTTGATGATAATGAAACAAGCATTATAGTAACTAATACTTGA